In Deinococcus puniceus, one genomic interval encodes:
- the fabG gene encoding 3-oxoacyl-[acyl-carrier-protein] reductase — MTDAQPTPTRKVALVTGSSRGLGRAMALQLAAAGFDVAIHYGRNAAEAEKVADTARAHGVTAQVFGADLTTPANAGALVEQVIAAFGRLDVLVNNAGITRDTLAVRMKDEDWNAVLDTNLTSAFTASRAALKHMMRARSGRIINIASVVGLMGNPGQANYVASKAGLIGLTKALAKEYGGRGITVNAVAPGFIESDMTAALPEATRTAYLGGIPLARFGQPDEVAAVVAFLASDAAAYITAQVIGVDGGLYPH; from the coding sequence ATGACCGACGCTCAACCCACCCCAACCCGCAAAGTCGCCCTCGTCACTGGCAGTAGCCGGGGCTTAGGCCGCGCGATGGCCCTGCAACTGGCCGCCGCTGGCTTTGACGTCGCCATTCACTATGGCCGCAACGCCGCCGAGGCCGAAAAAGTGGCCGACACTGCCCGCGCACACGGCGTCACCGCGCAGGTGTTCGGGGCCGACCTGACCACGCCCGCCAACGCCGGAGCCTTGGTGGAGCAGGTCATCGCCGCGTTTGGCCGCCTGGATGTGCTGGTGAACAATGCCGGAATTACCCGCGATACTTTGGCCGTCCGCATGAAGGACGAGGACTGGAACGCCGTGCTGGACACCAATCTGACCAGTGCGTTTACCGCCAGCCGCGCCGCCCTGAAGCACATGATGCGGGCGCGTTCAGGCCGAATCATCAATATTGCCAGCGTGGTGGGCTTAATGGGCAACCCCGGACAGGCCAACTATGTGGCCAGTAAAGCCGGACTCATCGGGCTGACCAAAGCACTGGCGAAGGAATACGGCGGGCGCGGCATCACCGTGAATGCGGTGGCCCCCGGCTTCATAGAAAGCGATATGACGGCGGCCCTGCCGGAAGCGACCCGCACGGCCTATCTGGGCGGCATTCCGCTGGCCCGTTTCGGTCAGCCGGACGAGGTAGCGGCTGTGGTGGCCTTCCTCGCCAGCGACGCCGCCGCCTACATCACCGCGCAGGTGATCGGGGTAGACGGCGGGTTGTATCCGCACTGA
- a CDS encoding DinB family protein translates to MSDPFTQPEIVAALAETREEVGAFFASLSPQQFTHGNAETWSPAHHLHHLIVSNQPVASALALPRDRLPARNATQPSRSYPEMQALYRETLATGVKASGRFLPDPQGNQAELLAEYGQTLDTLQAQVRGWSDADLDSHTLAHPALGPLSVREMLLFTLYHNAHHQAGVQNKTNMENA, encoded by the coding sequence ATGAGCGATCCGTTTACGCAGCCAGAGATTGTGGCGGCGTTGGCTGAGACACGGGAAGAAGTTGGCGCGTTCTTTGCAAGCCTGTCCCCCCAACAATTCACGCACGGCAACGCGGAAACGTGGTCTCCTGCCCATCATCTGCACCATCTGATCGTCTCCAATCAGCCTGTGGCCTCCGCCCTCGCGTTGCCCCGTGACCGCCTGCCCGCCCGCAACGCCACGCAGCCTTCCCGCTCGTATCCCGAAATGCAGGCGCTGTACCGGGAAACCCTCGCCACAGGCGTCAAAGCGTCTGGCCGCTTTCTGCCCGATCCGCAGGGAAATCAGGCCGAACTGTTGGCCGAATATGGGCAAACGCTGGACACCTTGCAGGCCCAAGTGCGGGGCTGGAGCGACGCCGATCTGGATTCCCACACGCTGGCGCATCCCGCTCTCGGCCCGCTCAGCGTGCGGGAAATGCTGTTGTTTACGCTGTACCACAACGCCCACCATCAGGCGGGCGTGCAGAATAAGACCAACATGGAGAACGCATGA
- the fabD gene encoding ACP S-malonyltransferase, which produces MTSAKPKIAALFPGQGSHSVGMGADLTAASAAAEAVYAQAEATLPGLRALIETGPLEDLTLTANQQPALVAASVAAYRAWVAQTGLTPDFGAGHSLGEYSALVAAGSLSLPDALRLTRERGERMQQAVPVGVGAMCAVMGDPAAVLEVCAASSGIVQPANFNAPTQTVISGEKTAVDAASAELKARGLKVIPLKVSAPFHCALMQPAAAGLAPALSDTPFAPLAFPVYANVTAEAGAAPAALPELLAAQITGSVRWVETIRALADAGAEVFIEFGPGTVLTGLVKRILPDARTMNVGTAAQLEAFAL; this is translated from the coding sequence ATGACCTCTGCAAAGCCCAAAATAGCGGCTCTGTTCCCCGGTCAGGGGTCGCATTCGGTGGGCATGGGCGCTGACCTGACCGCCGCCTCTGCTGCCGCCGAAGCCGTGTACGCGCAGGCCGAAGCGACTTTGCCGGGGCTGCGTGCCCTGATCGAAACTGGCCCACTGGAAGACCTGACCCTGACCGCCAACCAACAGCCTGCACTGGTGGCCGCGTCGGTGGCGGCGTACCGGGCGTGGGTGGCCCAGACCGGACTGACCCCCGATTTTGGCGCAGGCCACAGCCTCGGTGAGTATTCGGCGTTGGTGGCTGCCGGATCGCTGAGCCTCCCCGACGCCCTGCGCCTGACCCGCGAACGGGGCGAACGAATGCAGCAAGCCGTCCCGGTGGGTGTGGGGGCCATGTGCGCCGTGATGGGCGATCCTGCCGCCGTGCTGGAAGTCTGCGCGGCCAGTTCCGGCATCGTGCAGCCTGCGAACTTCAACGCGCCCACCCAGACTGTCATTTCGGGCGAAAAGACTGCGGTAGACGCGGCCAGCGCCGAACTGAAAGCACGCGGCCTGAAGGTCATTCCTCTGAAGGTCAGCGCTCCGTTTCACTGCGCCCTGATGCAGCCCGCCGCCGCAGGACTGGCCCCCGCCCTCAGCGACACGCCGTTTGCGCCGCTGGCCTTTCCGGTGTATGCCAACGTGACCGCCGAAGCCGGAGCCGCGCCCGCCGCCTTGCCCGAACTGCTGGCCGCCCAAATTACGGGCAGCGTGCGCTGGGTGGAAACCATTCGGGCGTTGGCCGACGCGGGCGCAGAAGTGTTCATCGAATTTGGCCCCGGAACGGTGTTGACGGGCTTAGTCAAGCGCATTTTGCCCGACGCCCGCACCATGAATGTGGGCACAGCGGCGCAGCTCGAAGCGTTCGCGCTATGA
- a CDS encoding beta-ketoacyl-ACP synthase III produces the protein MTDLHASRPSIGITALGSFAPARVVKNEEFEARMDTTAEWIQSRTGIVERRFSAPDEFTSDVGLGAVRDLLARDPDGLKDVDMVICATASPDAMFPSTAALIAGQVGLAGAGAFDLSTACSGFVYGLGMAQGLILGGMARRVLIIGAETITKIVDQDDRNTAILFGDGAGAVVVGPVPEGYGFQDFVLGADSAGGSSLYSRFLAHQLPGGFPMGKWTGMNGREVFKFAVRVLGDSGAEVLAKSGVKSEDVDWVVPHQANVRIIEAAAQRFGVPMSKMVMNLDRYGNTSSATVPLAMKEAVDDGRVKDGQQILLVAFGGGLSWAAATLKWWSGAPSVQARDWAGKAEPEAVSV, from the coding sequence ATGACCGACCTTCACGCTTCTCGCCCCAGCATCGGCATTACTGCCCTCGGCTCCTTTGCACCCGCCCGCGTGGTCAAGAACGAGGAATTCGAGGCGCGGATGGACACCACCGCCGAATGGATTCAGTCCCGCACGGGGATCGTGGAACGCCGCTTTTCTGCGCCCGACGAATTTACTTCGGATGTGGGCTTGGGCGCGGTGCGTGACCTGCTGGCCCGTGACCCGGACGGCCTGAAAGACGTGGATATGGTGATTTGCGCCACCGCCAGCCCGGACGCCATGTTCCCCTCTACGGCGGCGCTGATTGCCGGACAGGTGGGCCTTGCGGGGGCGGGCGCGTTCGATTTGTCTACGGCGTGCAGCGGGTTCGTATACGGCTTGGGCATGGCGCAGGGGCTGATTCTGGGCGGAATGGCCCGCCGCGTGCTGATCATCGGCGCAGAAACGATCACCAAAATCGTGGATCAGGATGACCGCAACACCGCCATCCTGTTTGGCGACGGTGCGGGTGCAGTCGTCGTCGGCCCCGTGCCAGAGGGCTACGGTTTTCAGGATTTCGTGCTGGGCGCAGACAGCGCGGGCGGAAGCAGCCTGTATTCCCGCTTCTTGGCCCACCAACTCCCCGGCGGTTTCCCGATGGGCAAATGGACGGGCATGAATGGCCGCGAAGTCTTCAAATTTGCTGTGCGGGTGCTGGGCGACAGCGGCGCGGAAGTCCTCGCCAAGAGCGGGGTGAAGAGCGAGGATGTGGACTGGGTGGTGCCCCATCAGGCCAACGTGCGGATCATCGAGGCCGCCGCCCAGCGCTTTGGCGTTCCCATGAGCAAAATGGTGATGAACCTAGACCGCTACGGCAACACTTCTAGCGCCACTGTGCCGCTGGCCATGAAGGAAGCCGTGGACGACGGGCGCGTGAAGGACGGGCAGCAAATCCTGCTGGTGGCGTTTGGCGGCGGCCTGAGTTGGGCGGCGGCCACCCTGAAATGGTGGAGCGGTGCGCCGAGCGTGCAGGCCCGCGACTGGGCAGGCAAGGCCGAGCCGGAAGCGGTGTCGGTATGA
- the tig gene encoding trigger factor has product MAELISREGNKVEFKVTVPAAEVNRAYEQVWAGLARDVRVPGFRPGKAPRKVLEGRVGKGYVEQEVRDRLLQVHYPQGARDLKLNLVDATIDPADVVSGQSFDFTVKGETYPAVTLGDWKAASITATSPEITDEVLGRTLADLQERNATFESVERAIEATDQVTIEEQGEEGGTYPVYLDVAEAHVREALLGKHKGDTVEITVPAHQHGDHEHAEHTVTVVVQDVKTKQLQELDDAFAASLNFDNLERLRTDLKAELERRARQEGDTARREEFITHLVEGMSVEIPRALLDTRRESMMAEIKDDLGRQGVQWGEYESFMQEQGKLDEFMADLAKNAETRVRRDLALEQLAEDLKVQVSDAEFNQTMNGLAQANNMTAQQLRTQLGPNGLNNYYASLLREKGLQLAIAQLTAPAVAEAAPAEVAQSDEAQADAAEAEAAQTETVQTEGTQPEGEGQKAE; this is encoded by the coding sequence ATGGCAGAGCTGATCAGCAGAGAAGGCAACAAAGTCGAGTTTAAGGTCACGGTTCCCGCCGCCGAGGTCAACCGCGCCTATGAGCAAGTGTGGGCGGGTCTCGCCCGTGACGTGCGCGTTCCCGGCTTCCGGCCCGGCAAGGCCCCCCGCAAGGTGCTGGAAGGCCGCGTGGGCAAGGGATACGTGGAGCAGGAAGTGCGTGACCGACTCCTTCAGGTGCATTACCCGCAGGGCGCACGCGACCTGAAACTCAACCTCGTGGACGCCACCATTGACCCCGCCGACGTGGTCAGTGGGCAGTCCTTCGACTTCACCGTGAAGGGCGAAACCTACCCCGCCGTGACGCTGGGTGACTGGAAGGCCGCGAGCATCACGGCCACCTCCCCCGAAATCACCGACGAAGTGCTGGGCCGTACCTTGGCCGACCTTCAAGAGCGCAACGCCACCTTCGAAAGCGTCGAACGCGCCATCGAAGCCACCGATCAGGTGACCATCGAGGAGCAGGGCGAAGAGGGCGGCACGTACCCCGTGTACCTCGACGTAGCCGAAGCGCACGTGCGCGAAGCCCTGCTGGGCAAGCATAAGGGTGACACCGTGGAAATCACGGTTCCGGCCCACCAGCACGGCGACCACGAACACGCCGAGCATACGGTCACAGTCGTCGTGCAAGACGTGAAGACCAAGCAACTTCAGGAGCTTGACGACGCGTTTGCCGCCAGCTTGAACTTTGACAACTTGGAGCGCCTGCGCACCGACCTGAAGGCCGAACTGGAGCGCCGCGCCCGGCAAGAAGGCGACACCGCCCGCCGCGAAGAGTTCATCACTCACCTTGTAGAAGGCATGAGCGTGGAGATTCCCCGCGCACTGCTGGACACCCGCCGCGAAAGCATGATGGCCGAGATCAAGGACGACCTTGGCCGTCAGGGCGTGCAGTGGGGCGAGTACGAGAGCTTTATGCAGGAACAGGGCAAGCTCGACGAGTTCATGGCCGACCTCGCCAAGAACGCCGAGACCCGCGTGCGCCGTGACTTGGCGCTGGAGCAATTGGCCGAAGACCTGAAAGTGCAGGTCAGCGACGCCGAGTTCAACCAGACCATGAACGGACTGGCGCAGGCCAACAACATGACGGCCCAGCAACTGCGTACCCAGTTAGGGCCAAACGGCCTGAACAACTACTACGCCTCCCTGCTGCGTGAAAAAGGCCTGCAACTGGCCATCGCGCAACTGACGGCTCCCGCTGTGGCCGAAGCCGCTCCCGCCGAAGTTGCCCAGTCTGACGAAGCTCAGGCCGACGCGGCGGAAGCCGAAGCTGCCCAGACCGAAACCGTTCAGACTGAAGGAACTCAGCCTGAAGGCGAAGGCCAGAAAGCCGAGTAA
- a CDS encoding VOC family protein: MSNQTRPLISGLDHVQTEAPAECEAEARAFFTGFLGLPELPKPAALAARGGAWFGLPDGRQLHIGVTPNFVPRDKGHLALRCPDLDAVTERASRFGIACVPDAELAPTRRVFLCDPWGNRLEILEGR; the protein is encoded by the coding sequence ATGTCCAACCAAACCCGCCCGCTGATTTCTGGCCTAGATCATGTACAGACCGAAGCGCCTGCGGAATGTGAAGCTGAGGCCCGCGCCTTTTTCACTGGCTTTCTGGGCCTGCCCGAACTGCCCAAGCCTGCGGCATTGGCAGCACGCGGCGGTGCTTGGTTCGGTCTGCCCGATGGCCGCCAACTGCACATCGGTGTGACGCCCAACTTCGTGCCGCGCGATAAGGGGCATCTGGCGCTGCGTTGCCCTGACTTGGACGCCGTGACCGAGCGGGCCAGTCGTTTTGGCATCGCCTGCGTGCCAGATGCAGAACTGGCCCCTACCCGGCGCGTGTTCCTGTGCGATCCTTGGGGCAACCGCTTGGAGATTCTGGAAGGCCGCTAA
- a CDS encoding acyl-CoA dehydrogenase family protein, with amino-acid sequence MNFNLPEDLRDVQDTIRDFMLTVVEPRAHEIEDTNRVPPELMAQAAALGLFGLSIPEEYGGAGLGMLGRCAAYEALGQGHMGFGGVISAHASIGTSGLVKLGNEEQKQRFLPRMASGECVAGFAITEPTSGSDAANIRTRAERRGDMYVLNGTKHYISNAPIAGLLTVIAITDPAQGTKGMSAFLVEPQTTPGVRVGKIDEKMGQKGALSAEVIFEDAEIPAANLLGPEHLGYREALGILTSGRVGIAARSTGAMQRLLDLSVQHAKTREQFGQPIGEFQAVQFMLAEMDIALQTSRVLWQKVAWMVDQGQDVRRMASVAKYHATEMLSQVADKAVQVAGGMGYMKDYPVERYYRDQRLLRIYEGTSEIQKLIIARALLA; translated from the coding sequence ATGAACTTCAATTTGCCGGAAGACCTGCGTGACGTGCAGGACACCATTCGCGACTTTATGCTGACTGTGGTGGAACCTCGCGCCCACGAAATCGAGGACACCAACCGTGTACCGCCCGAACTGATGGCGCAGGCGGCGGCGCTGGGGCTGTTCGGCCTCAGCATTCCGGAAGAATACGGGGGCGCGGGGCTGGGCATGCTGGGGCGCTGCGCGGCCTACGAGGCGCTGGGGCAGGGGCATATGGGCTTTGGCGGCGTCATCAGCGCCCACGCCTCTATCGGCACCAGCGGGCTGGTGAAGCTGGGCAACGAGGAGCAAAAGCAGCGGTTCCTGCCGCGTATGGCGTCGGGCGAGTGCGTGGCCGGATTTGCCATTACCGAGCCGACGAGTGGCAGCGACGCCGCCAACATTCGCACGCGGGCCGAGAGGCGCGGCGACATGTACGTGCTGAACGGCACCAAGCATTACATCAGCAACGCGCCCATCGCGGGCCTGCTGACCGTGATCGCCATTACCGACCCCGCGCAGGGCACCAAAGGTATGAGCGCGTTTTTGGTGGAGCCGCAGACGACTCCCGGCGTGCGCGTGGGCAAAATTGACGAGAAAATGGGCCAGAAAGGGGCGCTGTCGGCAGAAGTGATTTTTGAAGACGCCGAGATTCCCGCCGCCAACCTGCTGGGGCCGGAGCATCTGGGCTACCGCGAGGCGCTGGGCATCCTGACTTCTGGGCGGGTGGGCATCGCGGCCCGCAGCACCGGAGCCATGCAGCGCCTGCTGGATCTGAGCGTGCAGCACGCCAAAACCCGCGAGCAATTCGGGCAGCCGATTGGGGAGTTTCAGGCGGTGCAATTTATGCTGGCCGAAATGGACATCGCCCTGCAAACCAGCCGGGTACTGTGGCAAAAGGTGGCGTGGATGGTGGATCAAGGCCAAGACGTGCGGCGCATGGCGAGTGTGGCGAAGTATCACGCCACCGAAATGCTGTCTCAGGTGGCCGACAAAGCCGTGCAGGTGGCGGGCGGCATGGGCTACATGAAGGATTACCCCGTCGAGCGGTATTACCGAGACCAACGCCTGCTCAGGATTTACGAAGGAACGAGCGAAATTCAGAAGCTGATTATTGCGCGGGCACTGTTGGCTTAG
- the lon gene encoding endopeptidase La yields MTTDILQLPANVPVCPVRGSVIYPTMVQHIDASRSLSINAIEAAMAGEKVILIVSQRDKDVDDPQGADLYDVGTACNVLRVRKNPDGTVQMLVSAVARARAKNYTRDEYLRADIELMPEVAADPVEFQALARELREKFDIIAAGGKVSAESVQTIQGKEEAGEMADHIAFNLDFKLEDKQALLEAASPVARIRKLLTLLDTEQEVQAVQARIRAQVKEEIDKNQREYYLREQMKVIQKELQGGEDGEEGDEADAFRTKIEALELKPDVKKEIDREVNRLARMHPDAAEASVIRTYLTWVTELPWNTRSEDRLDVPEAAQILDDDHYGLEKVKDRVLEFLAVRRLRKERAERGELSAEDVNKGPILVFTGPPGVGKTSIAQSIAKALGRKYVRIALGGARDESDIRGHRRTYIGAMPGRLIQGIRTAGTKNPVILLDEVDKLGTSYQGDPSSALLEVLDPSQNQHFTDHYLGVAFDLSEVMFIATANYPEQIPAALMDRMEVIDFSSYIEQEKLEIAKRYLMPRQLTQNGLKPNQISFTDAALEKLISHYTREAGVRNLEREIGTVARKVARRIATAEVKRVKVTDKELDRYLGQARHTPETENREDMVGVSTGMFYTPVGGDILFVETSVMPGKGLVLTGQLGDVMKESARAALTYAKTNSERFHIDKSRIDDSEIHVHVPAGAIPKEGPSAGGAMATSLISALTGIPARHDVAMTGEMTLTGRYLPIGGLKEKVLGARRAGIKHIIMPKANEPDLRDIPLHLRSSMRFHPCETVDEVLDVALVGGLKALERGAGLSNIGSNVTPETPKRKTGRRGAGASA; encoded by the coding sequence ATGACCACCGACATCCTCCAACTGCCCGCCAATGTTCCCGTTTGCCCCGTGCGTGGCAGCGTTATTTATCCCACGATGGTGCAGCACATCGACGCAAGCCGTTCCTTGTCCATCAACGCGATTGAGGCCGCGATGGCAGGCGAGAAAGTCATCCTGATCGTGTCTCAGCGCGACAAAGATGTGGATGATCCTCAGGGTGCTGACCTATACGACGTGGGTACGGCCTGCAACGTGCTGCGTGTGCGTAAGAATCCCGACGGCACCGTGCAAATGCTGGTGTCGGCGGTGGCCCGCGCCCGTGCCAAGAACTACACCCGCGACGAGTACCTCCGCGCCGATATAGAACTGATGCCCGAAGTGGCCGCCGATCCGGTGGAGTTTCAGGCGTTGGCCCGCGAGTTGCGCGAAAAGTTTGACATTATTGCGGCGGGCGGCAAGGTCAGCGCCGAGAGCGTGCAGACCATTCAGGGCAAAGAAGAAGCGGGCGAGATGGCCGACCACATCGCCTTCAACCTAGATTTCAAGCTGGAAGACAAGCAGGCGCTCTTGGAAGCCGCCAGCCCGGTGGCCCGCATTCGCAAGCTGCTGACGCTGCTGGACACCGAGCAGGAAGTGCAGGCCGTGCAGGCCCGGATTCGCGCACAGGTGAAAGAAGAAATAGACAAGAACCAGCGCGAATACTACCTGCGCGAGCAGATGAAGGTCATTCAGAAGGAGCTTCAGGGCGGTGAGGACGGCGAAGAGGGCGACGAAGCCGACGCCTTCCGCACCAAGATTGAAGCGCTGGAACTGAAGCCCGACGTGAAGAAAGAGATTGACCGTGAAGTGAACCGCCTCGCGCGGATGCACCCCGACGCCGCCGAAGCCAGCGTGATTCGCACCTACCTGACGTGGGTCACGGAATTGCCGTGGAACACCCGCAGCGAAGACCGCCTAGACGTGCCGGAAGCCGCCCAGATTTTGGACGACGACCACTACGGGCTGGAGAAGGTGAAAGACCGCGTGCTGGAATTCTTGGCGGTGCGCCGTCTGCGCAAAGAGCGTGCAGAGCGCGGAGAACTGAGCGCCGAAGACGTGAACAAGGGGCCGATTCTGGTCTTCACCGGGCCTCCCGGCGTGGGTAAAACCAGCATCGCGCAGAGCATCGCCAAGGCGCTGGGCCGCAAATACGTGCGGATTGCACTGGGCGGCGCACGCGACGAGTCCGACATTCGGGGCCACCGCCGCACCTACATCGGCGCGATGCCCGGACGCCTGATTCAGGGCATCCGCACGGCAGGCACCAAGAACCCCGTGATCTTGCTGGACGAAGTGGACAAGCTGGGCACCAGCTATCAGGGCGACCCCTCCAGCGCGCTGTTGGAAGTCCTTGACCCCAGCCAGAACCAGCACTTCACCGACCATTACCTCGGCGTGGCCTTCGACCTGAGCGAAGTGATGTTCATTGCGACGGCCAACTACCCCGAGCAGATTCCCGCCGCCCTGATGGACAGAATGGAAGTCATCGACTTTTCCAGCTACATCGAGCAGGAGAAGTTGGAAATCGCCAAGCGCTACCTGATGCCCCGCCAACTGACCCAGAACGGCCTGAAGCCCAACCAGATCAGCTTTACCGACGCGGCACTGGAAAAACTGATCAGCCACTACACCCGTGAAGCGGGCGTGCGAAACCTAGAGCGCGAAATTGGCACGGTGGCCCGCAAGGTGGCCCGCCGCATCGCCACCGCCGAAGTGAAGCGCGTGAAAGTGACCGACAAGGAACTGGATCGTTACTTGGGACAAGCCCGCCACACGCCCGAAACGGAAAACCGCGAAGACATGGTGGGTGTCAGCACCGGCATGTTCTACACCCCGGTGGGCGGCGACATCCTGTTCGTGGAAACCAGCGTAATGCCCGGCAAGGGGTTAGTCCTCACCGGACAGTTGGGCGACGTGATGAAGGAATCGGCCCGCGCCGCCCTGACCTACGCCAAAACCAACAGCGAGCGCTTCCACATCGACAAGTCGCGCATCGACGACAGCGAGATCCACGTGCACGTGCCCGCCGGAGCCATTCCCAAAGAAGGCCCCAGCGCGGGCGGGGCGATGGCCACCAGCCTGATCAGCGCCCTGACTGGTATTCCTGCCCGCCACGACGTGGCGATGACCGGCGAGATGACCCTCACTGGCCGATACCTGCCCATTGGCGGCCTGAAAGAGAAAGTGCTGGGCGCACGCCGCGCCGGAATTAAGCACATCATCATGCCCAAAGCCAACGAACCCGACCTGCGCGACATTCCGCTGCACCTCCGCAGCAGCATGCGCTTTCACCCCTGCGAAACCGTAGACGAAGTGCTGGACGTGGCCCTTGTGGGCGGCCTGAAGGCACTGGAACGCGGCGCAGGCCTGAGCAACATCGGCAGCAACGTGACCCCCGAAACGCCCAAGCGCAAAACGGGCCGCCGGGGTGCGGGAGCCAGCGCCTAA
- a CDS encoding YqgE/AlgH family protein, which yields MSVPLTFLVASPHLRGGIFEGAVILLLEHDAKGAMGLIVNAPMSQSVSELLPDMPGQAGPAWRGGPVDRTLGWCLYRTPLNLDGEVRLSADLLVTSSLDVLRAVTESGQEYMLILGYAGWDGGQLTEEARVGMWIWVEQDTPDLIWKVEAGDRWAEALAQLGVTPGTIMPGGAQA from the coding sequence ATGTCTGTTCCGCTCACGTTTCTGGTGGCCAGCCCGCACCTGCGCGGCGGCATCTTCGAGGGCGCGGTGATCTTGCTGCTGGAACACGATGCCAAGGGCGCTATGGGCCTGATCGTGAACGCGCCCATGTCCCAGTCGGTGTCGGAGTTGCTCCCCGATATGCCGGGGCAAGCTGGCCCGGCATGGCGCGGCGGCCCGGTAGACCGCACGTTGGGCTGGTGCCTGTACCGCACGCCGCTGAATCTGGACGGAGAGGTTCGCCTGAGCGCCGATCTGCTCGTCACCAGCAGCTTGGACGTGCTGCGGGCCGTGACCGAATCGGGTCAGGAGTACATGCTGATTTTGGGCTACGCCGGGTGGGATGGGGGCCAACTGACCGAGGAGGCCCGCGTAGGCATGTGGATCTGGGTGGAACAGGACACCCCTGACTTAATCTGGAAGGTAGAAGCCGGAGACCGCTGGGCCGAAGCTTTGGCACAGTTGGGCGTAACGCCGGGAACCATCATGCCCGGTGGAGCGCAGGCCTAA
- a CDS encoding SIS domain-containing protein codes for MSTPTNSTPTNPLMLQEARQAPAVIARQLAENAEAAARLAEALRHRRPPYAVTVARGSSDHACTFLKYALETQLALPVASLGPSVHTLYGTRLDLRGALVIAVSQSGASPDVLENVRMAREGGALTVALVNVEDSDLAGAAEFVLPLKCGEERAVAATKSYLASLTAFLPVLAALTEGDELNTALHTLPAALTHTLELEGAASELAERYRFADNLLVLARGLHFGIAQEAALKLKETSGIHAEAYSAAEFSHGPKRLLAEGVPLLGFAPADAAQSATAAAYADLLAAGADLRTIGPALGSTLTTPQTGHALTDPVASALAFYLYAAHLALHRGLNPDAPPLLSKVTKTR; via the coding sequence ATGAGCACCCCAACCAACAGCACCCCAACCAACCCCCTGATGCTGCAAGAAGCCCGCCAAGCGCCCGCCGTGATTGCCCGCCAATTGGCCGAAAATGCTGAGGCCGCCGCACGGTTGGCCGAAGCCTTGCGCCACCGCCGCCCGCCGTATGCCGTCACGGTGGCGCGGGGCAGCAGTGACCATGCCTGCACTTTCCTGAAATACGCGCTAGAGACGCAGTTGGCGCTGCCAGTGGCGAGCCTCGGCCCCAGCGTGCATACCCTCTACGGCACGCGGCTGGACTTGCGCGGCGCGTTGGTCATCGCGGTGTCTCAAAGTGGGGCCAGCCCGGATGTCCTGGAAAACGTGCGGATGGCGCGTGAAGGTGGGGCGCTGACGGTGGCCCTCGTGAACGTGGAAGACAGCGATTTGGCCGGCGCCGCCGAATTTGTGCTGCCCCTGAAATGCGGTGAAGAGCGGGCGGTGGCGGCCACCAAAAGCTACCTTGCCAGCCTCACCGCCTTTCTGCCCGTGCTGGCTGCCCTGACCGAAGGCGACGAGCTAAACACCGCCCTGCACACCCTGCCTGCCGCCCTGACGCACACGCTGGAGCTGGAGGGGGCCGCCAGTGAATTGGCCGAGCGCTACCGCTTTGCCGACAACTTGCTGGTGCTGGCGCGGGGGCTGCATTTCGGCATCGCCCAAGAAGCGGCACTGAAACTGAAAGAAACGTCAGGCATTCACGCCGAAGCCTACTCTGCCGCCGAGTTCAGTCACGGCCCCAAGCGCCTACTGGCCGAAGGTGTCCCGCTGCTGGGGTTCGCGCCCGCTGACGCCGCCCAAAGTGCGACGGCTGCCGCTTACGCCGATCTGCTGGCCGCTGGAGCCGACCTCCGAACCATCGGCCCAGCGCTGGGCAGCACCCTGACCACCCCGCAGACCGGGCACGCCCTCACCGATCCGGTGGCGAGTGCGCTGGCCTTTTACCTGTACGCCGCACACTTGGCTCTGCACCGGGGCTTAAATCCAGACGCGCCCCCGCTGCTGAGCAAAGTGACGAAAACGCGCTGA